One Punica granatum isolate Tunisia-2019 chromosome 3, ASM765513v2, whole genome shotgun sequence genomic window carries:
- the LOC116199286 gene encoding G-type lectin S-receptor-like serine/threonine-protein kinase LECRK3, with protein MQADGNLVMYPNDAGSPANSYWKSDTYGAGNTATLNLAGGGLLYLMNGTGQYLKNFTNRSYTTQDMVYRARIDPDGIFRLYSYNTTEKGNWSTVWSTTDDKCAPTGLCGFNAFCNNDGRVAKCHCLPGFDFVRPGNETSGCERNFTAESCKATDAPASYTISMVANVEWPDNISYSVVAVQSENDCRTECLQDCNCEAAFYQVGSCSKQRLPLRYGRMNLGSSNAVLVKVGQVTPGKGSDTQEERRKERVRVDILAVSLSLMAIALVIIIACGILLYRNRVWLYKNIPTDCTNGMIEDVAPRSFTYDELKKVTGDFREVIGKGAFGIVYRGTMSTGQAIAVKRLEQVSTDREREFRTEMLIIGRTHHRNLVRLLGYSLDTSNKVLVYEYMSNGSLADLLFAPEKLLCWEGKMGIVRNIARGLLYLHEECETQIIHCDIKPGNILIDENRRAKISDFGLSKLLKPDQTNTFTGIRGTRGYVAPEWHKNLPITAKADVYSFGIVLLEIICSRRNIEQSLPEEEMILENWVYDCFQAGELNRLVDEEEGVDRRQLDRMVKVAIWCTLEEPSLRPSMRKVLLMLEGTVDIPSPPCPTSFISCI; from the coding sequence ATGCAAGCTGATGGAAATCTTGTCATGTACCCCAATGATGCTGGCAGCCCTGCTAATTCTTACTGGAAATCTGACACTTATGGAGCAGGGAACACCGCCACGCTCAATCTTGCGGGCGGTGGCCTTCTCTACCTCATGAATGGCACTGGtcaatatttgaaaaattttactaATAGAAGCTACACGACCCAAGATATGGTATATCGTGCACGAATCGATCCCGATGGGATTTTCCGTTTGTACTCTTATAACACGACAGAGAAAGGAAACTGGTCGACTGTGTGGTCGACCACAGATGACAAGTGCGCCCCCACGGGCTTATGTGGCTTCAATGCCTTCTGCAACAATGACGGCCGAGTTGCTAAATGCCATTGCCTTCCAGGATTCGACTTTGTGCGACCCGGTAATGAGACGTCCGGTTGCGAGAGGAATTTTACAGCGGAGAGCTGCAAGGCAACGGACGCACCTGCCAGTTACACCATTTCAATGGTTGCCAACGTTGAATGGCCAGATAATATTTCCTACTCGGTTGTGGCCGTGCAATCCGAGAATGATTGTCGAACGGAGTGTCTGCAGGACTGCAACTGTGAAGCTGCATTTTACCAAGTCGGGTCCTGCAGTAAACAGAGGCTCCCTTTAAGATATGGCAGAATGAATCTCGGATCATCCAATGCAGTTCTTGTCAAGGTAGGACAAGTGACACCCGGTAAAGGGAGCGACACCCAAGAGGAACGAAGAAAAGAACGTGTCCGTGTAGACATTTTGGCAGTAAGTCTATCACTCATGGCTATTGCACTAGTGATTATCATAGCCTGCGGGATCCTTCTTTACAGGAACCGTGTTTGGTTGTACAAAAACATTCCGACCGACTGCACCAATGGTATGATCGAGGATGTTGCACCTAGGTCATTTACGTACGATGAGCTCAAAAAGGTGACTGGAGATTTTAGAGAAGTGATAGGGAAAGGAGCCTTTGGGATAGTTTATAGAGGAACCATGTCAACTGGACAAGCTATTGCCGTTAAGAGACTTGAACAAGTGTCCACTGACAGGGAAAGAGAGTTCCGCACAGAGATGCTAATCATCGGGCGGACCCATCATCGGAACCTCGTCCGCCTTCTCGGTTATAGCCTCGACACATCCAACAAGGTTCTGGTGTACGAGTACATGAGCAACGGGTCACTTGCGGATCTTCTCTTTGCACCTGAGAAGCTTCTCTGTTGGGAAGGGAAGATGGGAATAGTGCGAAACATAGCACGGGGTCTGCTCTACCTCCACGAGGAGTGTGAAACGCAGATTATCCACTGCGACATAAAGCCTGGAAACATACTCATTGATGAAAACCGACGAGCGAAGATATCCGACTTTGGGCTGTCAAAGCTGCTGAAGCCAGATCAGACCAACACCTTCACAGGGATCCGAGGGACCAGGGGCTACGTCGCGCCAGAATGGCACAAGAACCTGCCTATCACAGCAAAGGCTGATGTCTACAGCTTCGGAATTGTACTGCTGGAAATCATATGCAGCCGGAGGAACATTGAGCAGAGCCTTCCTGAAGAAGAGATGATCCTTGAGAACTGGGTCTACGACTGCTTCCAGGCGGGCGAGCTGAATAGGTTAGTCGATGAAGAAGAGGGTGTAGACAGGAGACAGCTCGATAGGATGGTTAAGGTTGCTATTTGGTGCACCCTTGAAGAGCCTTCGCTTCGCCCGTCGATGAGGAAGGTTCTGCTGATGCTCGAAGGCACCGTAGACATACCCTCTCCTCCTTGTCCCACTTCGTTCATCAGTTGCATATGA
- the LOC116199422 gene encoding G-type lectin S-receptor-like serine/threonine-protein kinase LECRK3, translating to MSNGKAVAVKRIERVSTDGERKFHTEMKIIGRTHHRNLVRFLGYSFDVSNRLLVYEYMSNGSLADLLFAPDKLLCWEEKMGIVRNIARGLLYLHEECETQIIHLDIKPKNILIDEQRCAKISDFRLSKLLKPDQTNTYTRIRGTRGYVAPEWHKNLPVTTKADVYSFGIVLLEIICSRRNMDQSVPEEEIILENWVYDCFEAGELHKLVDEEEGVDRRQLERMVKVAICCTLEDPSLRPPMRKVLLMLEGTIDISSPPRPTSFISSI from the coding sequence ATGTCGAATGGAAAAGCCGTTGCTGTCAAGAGAATTGAACGGGTGTCCACAGACGGTGAAAGAAAGTTCCATACAGAGATGAAAATCATCGGGAGGACCCATCATCGGAACCTCGTTCGCTTTCTCGGTTATAGCTTTGATGTATCCAACAGGCTTCTGGTGTACGAGTACATGAGCAACGGGTCGCTTGCTGATCTTCTCTTTGCACCTGACAAGCTTCTTTGTTGGGAAGAGAAGATGGGAATAGTGCGGAACATAGCCCGGGGTCTGCTCTACCTCCACGAGGAGTGTGAGACACAAATTATCCACTTGGACATCAAGCCCAAAAACATACTCATTGATGAGCAGCGATGCGCGAAGATATCCGACTTTAGGCTGTCAAAGCTGCTGAAGCCGGATCAGACCAACACCTACACCAGGATCCGGGGCACAAGGGGCTATGTCGCACCAGAATGGCACAAAAACCTGCCTGTCACGACAAAGGCCGATGTCTACAGCTTTGGCATCGTACTACTGGAGATAATTTGCAGCCGGAGGAACATGGACCAGAGCGTTCCAGAAGAAGAGATCATCCTGGAGAACTGGGTCTACGACTGCTTCGAGGCGGGTGAGCTGCACAAGTTAGTCGATGAAGAGGAGGGTGTAGACAGGAGGCAGCTCGAGAGGATGGTTAAGGTAGCTATATGTTGCACCCTTGAGGATCCTTCGCTTCGCCCACCGATGAGGAAGGTTCTGCTGATGCTCGAAGGCACCATAGACATCTCCTCTCCACCTCGTCCCACTTCATTCATCAGCAGCATCTGA
- the LOC116199423 gene encoding UPF0235 protein C15orf40 — MAPAKKGKAKPSSAEKPQPPTSSFPSCLRPVPPSSVAITIHAKPGSKSASITDLSDEAVGVQIDAPPKDGEANAALLDYMSSVLGVKKRQVLLGSGSRSRDKVLIVEDVMIQSVFDALSKASK, encoded by the exons ATGGCTCCTGCGAAGAAAGGCAAGGCGAAGCCGAGCTCGGCCGAGAAACCTCAGCCTCCAACGAGTAGCTTCCCATCGTGCCTCCGTCCCGTCCCTCCTTCCTCCGTCGCCATCACCATCCACGCCAAGCCCGGCTCCAAATCAGCCTCCATCACCG ATTTGAGCGACGAGGCTGTGGGCGTGCAAATCGACGCGCCGCCCAAGGACGGCGAGGCCAACGCAGCACTTCTCGATTACATGAGCTCG GTCTTAGGGGTAAAAAAGAGACAGGTTTTGCTTGGTTCTGGCTCAAGATCTCGAGACAAGGTTCTGATTGTGGAGGACGTCATGATCCAAAGTGTTTTTGATGCGCTTTCTAAAGCTTCGAAATGA